The genome window CATTGCTTGGATTTTCCTCATAATCGCTGGACTCATTCTGATCTCAGGTATCCTTGCGCGTGTGTGCCAACTGTCATCCAAAAAATAAGAAATCATGATACTCACAAATACACCAACAATTGAAGAATACAGAATTACCCAAACCCTAGGCCTCGTCAGTGGCAATATGGTGCAGTCAAAGCACATTGGGCGCGACATCATGGCTGGCCTAAAGACGATCGTAGGAGGAGAGATCGAAGGCTATACAGAAATGTTTATCGAAGCGCGAAAGAAAGCAGAGAGCCGAATGGTTTACCAAGCGAAATCGCT of Lentimonas sp. CC4 contains these proteins:
- a CDS encoding YbjQ family protein, which gives rise to MILTNTPTIEEYRITQTLGLVSGNMVQSKHIGRDIMAGLKTIVGGEIEGYTEMFIEARKKAESRMVYQAKSLGADAIVNVRFTTSAIAQGMSELLAYGTAVKIEKL